A single region of the Acipenser ruthenus unplaced genomic scaffold, fAciRut3.2 maternal haplotype, whole genome shotgun sequence genome encodes:
- the LOC117962825 gene encoding E3 ubiquitin-protein ligase TRIM39-like, translating to MVMKNIYDVVETPDQDIYANIPPMEKQPEKHTVYTTAKKASSFNWAAVVIAVLWILSVSVTLGVIFHRNAEYASLFQEYSDLQNQLKNYTNMTVHRNAEHVSLFQEYSDLQNQLKNYTNMTVHRNAEYASLFQKYSNLQNHLKKDTNMTENYSAVWKWILDAAVDVTLDPDTANPYLILSEDRKQVSDGDTRQPLPDNPKRFDPVVNVLGRQGFTSGRHYWQVEVGKKTGWELGVARESINRKGGITASPKDGLWIMWLRDGEYKAHAAPSITLSLSVKPQKVGVYLDYEEGQLSFYNVETRSHIYTFTDTFTEKLYPFFSPSLNKDGKNAAPLIILPVSDRD from the exons TATACACGACTGCGAAGAAAGCCAGTTCCTTCAACTGGGCTGCTGTGGTTATTGCTGTGCTGTGGATCCTCTCAGTGTCCGTCACCCTGGGTGTGATCT TTCACAGGAATGCAGAGTATGCCAGCCTCTTTCAAGAGTATTCTGACCTGCAGAATCAACTGAAGAACTATACGAACATGACAG TTCACAGGAATGCAGAGCATGTCAGCCTCTTTCAAGAGTATTCTGACCTGCAGAATCAACTGAAGAACTATACGAACATGACAG TTCACAGGAATGCAGAGTATGCCAGCCTCTTTCAAAAGTATTCCAACCTGCAGAATCACCTGAAGAAGGATACGAACATGACAGAAAATTACTCAGCTG TGTGGAAGTGGATCCTCGATGCTGCAg TGGATGTGACTTTGGACCCTGATACAGCGAACCCTTATCTCATCTTGTCTGAGGACAGGAAACAAGTGAGCGATGGAGACACACGACAGCCTCTTCCTGACAATCCAAAGAGATTTGATCCTGTTGTCAATGTCCTGGGCAGGCAGGGCttcacctcagggagacactactggCAGGTGGAGGTGGGGAAGAAGACTGGGTGGGAGTTAGGAGTGGCCAGAGAGTCCATCAACAGGAAGGGGGGTATTACAGCAAGCCCTAAAGATGGACTCTGGATTATGTGGCTGAGGGATGGAGAGTACAAGGCTCATGCTGCTCCCTCTATCACCCTTTCCCTGAGCGTGAAGCCCCAGAAggtgggggtgtatctggattatgaggaagggcagctctccttttataatgtggagaccagatctcacatctacactttcactgacacctTCACTGAGAAGCTATATCCATTCTTCAGCCCTAGTCTTAATAAAGATGGTAAAAATGCAGCCCCACTGATCATCCTCCCTGTCAGTGATAGAGATTGA